A window of the Candidatus Dormiibacterota bacterium genome harbors these coding sequences:
- a CDS encoding exo-alpha-sialidase, with product MSGVRVLVGTRKGAFVLTADGKRERWKIDGPHFPGWEIYHAKGSPADPQRLYASQSSSWFGQVIQRSSDGGATWEPVGNAFAYDGIPGTHQWYDGTPHPWEFARVWHLEPSLQDPDTVYAGVEDAALFRSTDGGTNWQELSGLRKHNTGASWQPGAGGMCLHTILLDPSNPQRIFVAISAAGAFRSDDGGTTWKPINRGLRSEYNPDPTAEIGHCVHRIAQHAQRPNVLFMQKHWDVMRSDNGGDDWHEVSGNLPTDFGFPIDLHAHEPNTVYVVPIKSDSQHFPLDGKLRVYRSRTGGDEWEALTNGLPQSDCYVNVLRDAMAVDSLDSCGIYFGTTGGQVYVSPDAGDHWEAIVRDLPPVLSVEVQTLA from the coding sequence ATGAGCGGAGTTCGAGTGCTGGTGGGCACGCGCAAAGGTGCGTTCGTATTAACCGCCGACGGTAAGCGCGAGCGCTGGAAGATCGATGGGCCGCACTTCCCAGGCTGGGAAATCTACCACGCGAAAGGCTCACCGGCCGATCCCCAGCGGCTGTATGCTTCGCAGAGCAGTAGCTGGTTCGGCCAGGTCATCCAGCGTTCAAGCGACGGCGGCGCCACGTGGGAGCCGGTCGGTAACGCGTTCGCGTACGACGGCATTCCCGGGACCCATCAGTGGTATGACGGCACGCCCCACCCGTGGGAATTCGCGCGCGTATGGCATCTGGAACCGTCCTTGCAAGACCCGGATACGGTGTACGCGGGGGTCGAGGATGCGGCGCTGTTTCGCTCGACCGACGGCGGCACGAATTGGCAGGAGCTCTCGGGACTGCGCAAGCACAACACCGGCGCGTCCTGGCAGCCGGGCGCAGGCGGCATGTGCCTGCACACGATCCTCCTCGACCCCAGCAATCCACAGCGCATCTTCGTGGCGATCTCCGCCGCCGGGGCGTTTCGCAGCGACGACGGCGGAACGACTTGGAAGCCGATCAATCGCGGCCTTCGATCCGAGTACAATCCCGATCCAACCGCCGAAATCGGCCATTGCGTCCATCGCATCGCCCAGCACGCGCAACGCCCGAACGTGCTTTTCATGCAAAAACATTGGGACGTGATGCGCAGCGATAACGGCGGCGACGATTGGCATGAGGTGAGCGGCAATCTGCCGACCGACTTCGGCTTTCCGATCGATCTCCACGCGCACGAACCCAATACGGTGTACGTCGTGCCGATCAAGAGCGATTCACAGCACTTTCCGCTCGACGGCAAGCTTCGCGTCTACCGAAGCCGCACCGGCGGCGACGAATGGGAAGCGCTGACCAACGGGTTGCCGCAGAGCGACTGTTACGTGAACGTGCTACGCGATGCGATGGCGGTCGATTCGCTCGATAGCTGCGGCATCTATTTCGGTACCACGGGCGGCCAGGTGTACGTCTCACCCGATGCCGGGGACCACTGGGAAGCGATCGTTCGCGATTTGCCGCCGGTGCTCTCGGTCGAGGTACAGACACTCGCATGA
- a CDS encoding MoaD/ThiS family protein: protein MIRVVLPANLRALARIEGETRLDIAGDASVRNVLDALEAAYPMLRGTIRDQHTFQRRAYVRFFACERDLSHESPDAPLPVAVADGSEPLLVVGALAGG, encoded by the coding sequence ATGATTCGTGTCGTGCTTCCTGCGAATCTCCGAGCGCTCGCGCGCATCGAAGGAGAGACGAGGCTCGATATCGCCGGCGACGCGTCGGTGCGGAACGTCTTGGATGCGCTCGAGGCGGCATATCCGATGTTGCGCGGGACCATTCGCGACCAACATACGTTTCAACGCCGCGCCTACGTGCGATTCTTTGCCTGCGAACGCGATCTGTCCCACGAGTCGCCCGACGCACCGCTGCCCGTCGCCGTCGCAGATGGATCGGAGCCGTTGCTCGTCGTCGGCGCATTGGCCGGTGGATAG
- a CDS encoding LLM class flavin-dependent oxidoreductase codes for MIPISVLDLAPVIEGKTPADAFHNSLSLAQHAEAWGYHRYWLAEHHNMPGIASAATSVVIGYIAGGTTTIRVGSGGVMLPNHAPLVIAEQFGTLASLYPGRIDLGLGRAPGTDQRTARALRRELNDSAERFPNDVLELREYFEPEQPGQAIRAVPGAGLDVPIWLLGSSLFSAQLAAALGLPFAFASHFAPDLLMQALAIYRSRFQPSPDLAKPYAMACISVFAAETDEEARRLSTSMQQQFINLRRGTPGLLQPPLDSTDGVWSPMEQAGLEHTMMYAVAGSPATVQRGIAAFVESTGVDELMIAGQIYDHAARLRSYEIVANVAMSAPTPLHR; via the coding sequence GTGATCCCGATTTCCGTCCTCGATCTGGCTCCCGTCATCGAGGGTAAGACACCCGCCGACGCCTTCCACAACTCGCTGAGTCTTGCGCAGCACGCCGAAGCCTGGGGCTACCACCGCTACTGGCTGGCCGAGCACCACAATATGCCCGGGATCGCGAGCGCGGCGACCTCGGTCGTCATCGGCTATATCGCCGGGGGCACCACGACGATCCGCGTCGGCTCCGGGGGCGTCATGCTGCCCAACCATGCCCCCTTGGTGATTGCCGAGCAGTTTGGCACGTTGGCCTCGCTCTACCCCGGACGGATCGATCTCGGCCTCGGCCGGGCGCCCGGAACCGACCAGCGCACGGCCCGGGCGCTGCGCCGCGAGCTGAACGATAGCGCCGAGCGCTTTCCGAACGACGTTCTCGAGCTGCGCGAGTATTTTGAGCCGGAACAGCCGGGGCAAGCGATTCGCGCCGTACCGGGTGCCGGGCTCGACGTCCCCATCTGGCTGCTGGGATCGAGCCTGTTTAGCGCGCAGTTGGCGGCGGCCCTCGGCCTGCCGTTCGCATTTGCGTCGCACTTCGCGCCCGACTTACTGATGCAGGCACTCGCGATCTATCGCAGCCGCTTTCAGCCGTCGCCCGACCTCGCTAAGCCCTATGCCATGGCGTGCATCAGCGTCTTCGCCGCCGAAACCGACGAAGAAGCGCGCCGCCTTTCGACCTCGATGCAACAGCAATTCATCAACCTGCGCCGCGGTACGCCGGGACTGTTGCAGCCCCCACTCGATTCGACCGACGGCGTGTGGTCGCCGATGGAACAAGCGGGCTTGGAGCACACCATGATGTACGCCGTCGCGGGTTCGCCGGCGACGGTTCAACGCGGCATCGCCGCCTTCGTGGAATCGACGGGTGTCGACGAACTGATGATCGCCGGACAAATCTACGACCACGCCGCGCGCCTGCGCTCGTACGAAATCGTGGCCAACGTCGCGATGAGCGCGCCCACCCCTTTGCACCGCTAA
- a CDS encoding DUF779 domain-containing protein, whose translation MARATRVDATAEALDLIERLRAKHGALMFHQSGGCCDGSSPMCYPLGEFMVGGSDVKLGEIGGAPFYMSASQFEYWKHTKLTIDVVPGRGGMFSLENGEGIRFLTRSSIFTEAELAGLDPVEIPSM comes from the coding sequence ATGGCGCGTGCGACGCGCGTCGATGCAACGGCGGAGGCGCTCGATTTGATCGAGCGCCTCCGTGCAAAACACGGCGCGCTCATGTTTCACCAGTCGGGAGGCTGCTGCGACGGCAGCAGCCCGATGTGCTATCCCCTTGGCGAATTCATGGTTGGGGGTTCGGACGTGAAGCTCGGCGAGATCGGCGGCGCGCCGTTCTACATGAGCGCGTCGCAATTTGAATATTGGAAGCACACGAAGCTCACCATCGACGTCGTTCCGGGACGCGGCGGTATGTTCTCGCTGGAAAACGGCGAAGGCATCCGCTTCCTGACGCGCTCGAGCATCTTCACCGAGGCCGAACTTGCCGGCCTCGATCCCGTCGAGATCCCCTCCATGTGA
- a CDS encoding DUF4760 domain-containing protein, whose translation MSPEWLGAIASIATLFLVAASAIAALLQMRHMRNANQIVALTEIRETLESPVFHAAMIYVLRELPKLSEDPEMRRKMLGVPLPQEFEQARTIATFFESLGVFVKNGAIGRAITFDMWGDAIRNSWDRLAPWIVNRRHISHNIALFENFEYLAVLCHEFKKSHPGGTYPSRVPRMPAVALWPEAE comes from the coding sequence GTGAGTCCTGAATGGCTCGGTGCGATCGCCTCGATCGCGACCTTGTTTTTGGTCGCTGCGTCGGCGATTGCGGCCTTACTGCAGATGCGGCATATGCGCAACGCAAATCAGATCGTCGCGCTAACGGAGATTCGCGAAACGCTCGAATCGCCCGTCTTCCATGCAGCCATGATCTACGTGTTGCGCGAATTGCCGAAGCTCAGCGAAGACCCGGAAATGCGGCGCAAAATGCTCGGCGTTCCGCTTCCGCAGGAATTCGAGCAAGCGCGAACCATCGCCACGTTCTTCGAGAGCCTTGGCGTGTTCGTGAAGAACGGCGCGATCGGTCGCGCGATTACTTTCGACATGTGGGGTGACGCAATACGCAACAGCTGGGATCGGCTGGCTCCGTGGATCGTCAACCGACGTCACATTAGTCACAACATCGCGCTATTCGAAAACTTCGAATACCTCGCCGTTCTGTGTCACGAATTCAAAAAGAGCCACCCGGGGGGCACATACCCCAGCCGCGTGCCGCGTATGCCGGCCGTGGCGCTCTGGCCGGAAGCCGAGTAA